One Gordonia mangrovi genomic region harbors:
- the pta gene encoding phosphate acetyltransferase, translating into MGADTVESRSIYLASAEGDTGKSTIALGLLSLLSARGGRVGVFRPISRATAGERDYILDLLMHRDSVDLPYEDRIGITYDQVHDDPEAAIGEIVARFHAVEASCDTVLIVGSDYTDVGNPSELSYNARIAANLSAPIILAIKGSGRSAVELRGIADLLLAEISAAHATTAAIVVNRSEPELLAVNKREVGKTGVPTWCLPENPVLFAPTMGELKQALGAHMYSGDEALLDREALNVMAGGMTVEHILERLSDGMVVITPADRSDVLLALVNANTAQSFPRLSGIILNGGLRPHPMIEALVKGLKPTLPIIACGHGTYETARTAAHTRGRVRRDSVRKIDAALALMERHIDPEALLKVLDVRAPSVVTPQMFEYGLVARARSQPKHIVLPEGNEDRILRAAGHLLRRDVARLTLLGPTDRIHTRAQELGVDLNGVDVIDPASSELLDEFAAQYAEIRKHRGMDVERAAEMMHDVSYFGTMMVHTGIADGMVSGAVHTTAHTIRPAFEIIKTKPGVNTVSSVFFMCLADKVLAYGDCAVVPDPTAEQLADIAISSAHTAAQFGIEAKVAMLSYSTGESGSGADVDKVRVATDLVRKRAPEILVEGPIQYDAAVEPSVAATKMPKSPVAGQATVLVFPDLNTGNNTYKAVQRSANAVAIGPVLQGLNKPINDLSRGALVSDIVNTVAITAIQAQGEPAGTAEGPA; encoded by the coding sequence ATGGGTGCAGACACCGTCGAGTCGCGCAGCATCTACCTCGCCTCCGCCGAAGGGGACACCGGCAAATCGACCATCGCCCTCGGGCTCCTGTCGCTGCTCTCGGCACGTGGCGGGCGCGTCGGCGTCTTCCGGCCGATTTCGCGGGCGACCGCCGGCGAACGGGATTACATCCTCGACCTGCTGATGCACCGCGACTCGGTGGATCTGCCGTATGAGGACCGCATCGGGATCACCTACGACCAGGTGCACGATGACCCGGAGGCCGCGATCGGCGAGATCGTGGCGCGGTTCCACGCCGTCGAGGCGTCGTGCGACACCGTGCTGATCGTCGGCTCCGACTACACCGACGTCGGCAATCCGTCGGAACTGAGCTACAACGCGCGCATCGCTGCCAACCTGTCGGCACCGATAATCCTGGCGATCAAGGGTTCCGGCCGCAGCGCGGTGGAGTTGCGCGGGATCGCCGACCTGCTGCTGGCCGAGATCTCGGCGGCGCACGCGACGACGGCCGCGATCGTGGTCAACCGCAGCGAGCCCGAGCTGCTCGCGGTCAACAAGAGGGAAGTGGGCAAGACCGGCGTGCCGACCTGGTGTCTGCCCGAGAATCCGGTGTTGTTCGCGCCCACCATGGGTGAACTCAAGCAGGCTCTCGGCGCACACATGTACAGCGGGGACGAGGCCCTGCTCGACCGTGAGGCGCTCAATGTGATGGCCGGCGGCATGACCGTCGAACACATCCTGGAGCGACTATCCGACGGGATGGTGGTGATCACCCCCGCCGACCGCTCCGACGTGCTCCTGGCGCTCGTCAACGCCAATACCGCCCAAAGCTTTCCGCGGTTGTCGGGAATCATCCTCAACGGCGGGCTGCGGCCGCATCCGATGATCGAGGCCCTCGTCAAAGGTCTCAAACCGACGCTGCCGATCATCGCGTGCGGTCACGGCACCTACGAGACGGCGCGCACCGCCGCGCACACTCGCGGCCGGGTGCGGCGTGATTCCGTGCGCAAGATCGATGCGGCACTGGCATTGATGGAGCGTCACATCGACCCGGAGGCCCTGCTCAAGGTGCTCGACGTGCGCGCGCCGTCGGTGGTCACCCCGCAGATGTTCGAGTACGGACTCGTCGCCCGCGCCCGATCGCAGCCCAAACACATCGTGTTGCCCGAGGGCAACGAAGACCGGATCCTGCGCGCTGCCGGACATCTGTTGCGGCGCGACGTCGCCCGGCTCACCCTGCTCGGACCCACTGATCGGATACACACGCGGGCACAGGAACTCGGCGTCGACCTGAACGGTGTGGACGTGATCGATCCCGCATCCTCGGAGCTGCTGGACGAGTTCGCCGCCCAATACGCCGAGATCCGCAAGCATCGCGGGATGGATGTCGAGCGGGCCGCCGAGATGATGCACGATGTCTCGTACTTCGGAACCATGATGGTGCACACCGGGATCGCCGACGGCATGGTGTCCGGGGCGGTGCACACCACCGCGCACACCATCCGGCCGGCCTTCGAGATCATCAAGACCAAACCCGGCGTCAACACGGTGTCCAGCGTGTTCTTCATGTGCCTGGCCGACAAGGTGCTCGCCTACGGCGACTGTGCGGTGGTGCCCGACCCGACCGCCGAGCAACTCGCCGACATCGCCATCTCGTCGGCGCATACGGCCGCTCAGTTCGGTATCGAGGCCAAGGTCGCCATGCTCTCGTACTCCACGGGCGAATCCGGGTCCGGCGCCGATGTCGACAAGGTGCGGGTGGCCACCGATCTGGTCCGTAAACGCGCCCCGGAGATCCTCGTCGAGGGACCCATCCAGTACGACGCGGCCGTGGAGCCGAGCGTGGCGGCCACCAAGATGCCGAAGTCTCCGGTGGCGGGGCAGGCCACCGTGCTGGTGTTCCCGGACCTCAACACCGGCAACAACACGTACAAGGCGGTGCAGCGCAGCGCGAATGCGGTGGCCATCGGACCGGTGCTGCAGGGGCTCAACAAGCCGATCAACGATCTGTCGCGAGGTGCGCTGGTGTCCGACATCGTGAACACGGTGGCCATCACCGCCATCCAGGCGCAGGGAGAACCTGCCGGCACCGCCGAGGGCCCGGCGTGA
- a CDS encoding FAD-binding oxidoreductase, translated as MSDEARRPNTSDDETALPVVTMHRPRWGDPTTPAELPAAAAALAGSDAVADPGVDPAAVVLARPSVPDALHAALRGLLGAANVSAEHRDRIEHTRGYSTTDLLALRGGDGGDAPDLVVTPGSHDEVVRLLALCAEHRVAVVPFTGGTSVVGGLTPQRADVVGVVSVDLRRLDRLVAVDEISRTVTLQAGLRGVRAEELLRAKGFTLGHFPQSYAGAGIGGYAATRSAGQSSAGYGRFDEMVEHLVLATPRGTMELGTAPRSAAGPDLRQLVLGSEGAFGIITEVTVRIHPAPACRLFEGWRFDDFDAGAAALRRLAQDGPMPTVLRLSDEVETAINLADPDELGAAAGGCLAVVGHEGVAAEVDRRRDATAEVLHAAGGRCVGPGPGEAWRTGRFRAPYLRDPLLDAGVLVETLETVTYWSRLTEVKGAVTAAVTAALTAMDTEPLVMCHVSHVYAAGASLYFTVVCPQARNPIDQWAAAKTAANTAIRASGASITHHHGVGRDHRDAYHDEIGDLALEALRAVKQTLDPDGICNPGILL; from the coding sequence ATGTCCGACGAGGCGAGGCGGCCGAACACATCCGACGACGAGACCGCGCTGCCGGTCGTGACGATGCACCGGCCCCGGTGGGGTGACCCGACGACACCCGCCGAACTGCCGGCCGCGGCCGCCGCGCTCGCCGGGTCGGACGCGGTTGCTGATCCCGGTGTCGATCCCGCCGCCGTCGTGCTCGCCCGCCCGTCGGTCCCCGACGCGCTGCACGCGGCACTCCGGGGATTGCTCGGTGCGGCCAATGTCAGCGCCGAACACCGCGATCGCATCGAGCACACCCGTGGCTACTCGACGACGGATCTGCTCGCCCTGCGCGGCGGCGACGGCGGCGACGCGCCGGATCTCGTCGTCACACCGGGGAGCCACGACGAGGTGGTGCGGCTGTTGGCCCTGTGCGCCGAGCACCGCGTCGCGGTGGTGCCGTTCACCGGGGGAACGTCGGTGGTCGGGGGTCTCACCCCGCAGCGTGCGGATGTCGTCGGAGTGGTGTCGGTGGACCTGCGTCGACTCGACCGGCTCGTCGCCGTCGACGAGATCTCCCGCACCGTCACGCTGCAGGCCGGTCTGCGTGGTGTCCGAGCCGAGGAACTGTTGCGCGCCAAGGGATTCACGCTCGGGCATTTCCCGCAGTCCTACGCGGGTGCCGGCATCGGCGGCTATGCCGCCACCCGATCGGCCGGCCAGTCGTCGGCCGGCTACGGGCGCTTCGACGAGATGGTCGAGCATCTGGTGCTCGCCACCCCGCGCGGCACGATGGAACTCGGCACCGCACCGCGATCGGCGGCCGGCCCGGACCTGCGTCAGCTCGTTCTCGGCTCGGAGGGGGCGTTCGGGATCATCACCGAGGTCACCGTCCGCATCCACCCGGCGCCGGCCTGCCGACTGTTCGAGGGCTGGCGGTTCGACGACTTCGACGCGGGGGCGGCCGCGCTGCGCCGACTCGCCCAGGACGGGCCGATGCCCACCGTGTTGCGGCTGTCCGACGAGGTCGAGACCGCCATCAACCTCGCCGACCCCGACGAGCTCGGCGCCGCTGCCGGCGGCTGTCTGGCGGTCGTCGGCCATGAGGGCGTTGCGGCGGAGGTCGACCGTCGGCGCGACGCGACTGCCGAGGTGCTGCATGCCGCCGGCGGGCGCTGCGTCGGTCCCGGGCCGGGGGAGGCGTGGCGGACCGGCCGGTTCCGTGCGCCGTACCTGCGCGACCCACTGCTCGACGCCGGCGTCCTGGTGGAGACGCTCGAGACCGTCACGTACTGGTCGCGGCTGACCGAGGTGAAGGGTGCGGTCACCGCCGCAGTGACCGCCGCACTGACCGCGATGGATACCGAGCCGTTGGTGATGTGTCACGTCAGCCATGTGTACGCGGCCGGGGCCTCGCTCTACTTCACCGTCGTCTGTCCGCAGGCCCGGAACCCGATCGACCAGTGGGCGGCGGCGAAAACGGCCGCCAACACCGCGATCCGCGCATCCGGTGCCTCCATCACCCACCATCACGGAGTCGGCCGCGACCATCGCGACGCCTATCACGACGAGATCGGCGACCTCGCGCTCGAGGCGTTGCGGGCGGTGAAACAGACGCTGGACCCCGACGGCATCTGCAACCCGGGCATTCTGCTCTGA
- a CDS encoding TetR/AcrR family transcriptional regulator produces the protein MERDRMVDVGVALVSRFGAKALSLTSVARQAGVARATAYRMFGGKDALIAAIVEREVVTLRVKLREWADTEPDAAGKVRAQVRNVLPYIREHEALQYVLRNEPEEVVRALVATKGAAGPTLIHQIVEQALPDLQPEIADELRPDPRGAAEFLVRTIYSLMLIPDSALSDDEVADLVVRAIVK, from the coding sequence ATGGAACGTGACCGCATGGTGGACGTCGGCGTGGCGCTGGTGTCGCGCTTCGGGGCGAAGGCACTGAGCCTGACCTCGGTGGCACGTCAGGCCGGTGTCGCGCGGGCGACGGCGTACCGGATGTTCGGTGGCAAGGACGCGCTGATCGCCGCGATCGTCGAGCGCGAGGTGGTCACCCTGCGGGTGAAACTGCGCGAATGGGCCGACACCGAGCCCGACGCGGCGGGCAAGGTGCGCGCTCAGGTGCGCAACGTGCTGCCCTACATTCGGGAACACGAGGCACTGCAGTACGTGTTGCGCAATGAACCCGAAGAGGTGGTGCGGGCGCTGGTCGCGACCAAGGGTGCGGCCGGCCCGACGCTGATCCACCAGATCGTGGAGCAGGCGCTGCCGGATCTCCAGCCGGAGATCGCCGACGAACTCCGCCCGGACCCGCGGGGTGCCGCGGAATTCCTGGTCCGCACCATCTACTCGTTGATGCTCATCCCGGACAGCGCGCTCTCCGACGACGAGGTCGCCGATCTGGTGGTCCGTGCCATCGTGAAGTAA
- the fgd gene encoding glucose-6-phosphate dehydrogenase (coenzyme-F420) gives MAAELKLGLKASAEQFDPRELVEIAVLAEEHGLDSVTVSDHFQPWRHNGGHAPFSLAWMAAVGERTKRVQIGTSVMTPTFRYNPAVIAQAFASMGCMYPGRIMLGVGTGEALNEYATGFQGEWPEFKERFARLRESIKLMRALWTGEEVNFDGDYYQTKGAYMYDVPEQPIPVYVAAGGPVVARYAGRAGDGFICTSGKGAELYQEKLIPAVKEGAEKADRDFETIDRMIEIKISYDPDPELALENTRFWAPLSLTAEQKHSVNSSTEMERLADELPIEQVAKRWIVASDPDEAVEKVKFYTDSGLNHLVFHAPGHDQRRFLQNFEKDLAPRLRELSV, from the coding sequence GTGGCAGCAGAACTCAAACTCGGGCTCAAGGCGTCGGCGGAGCAGTTCGACCCACGTGAACTCGTGGAGATCGCGGTTCTGGCCGAGGAGCACGGTCTGGACTCGGTGACGGTCAGCGACCATTTTCAGCCGTGGCGTCACAACGGGGGTCACGCCCCGTTCTCCCTGGCGTGGATGGCGGCCGTCGGCGAGCGGACCAAGCGCGTGCAGATCGGGACGTCGGTGATGACGCCGACCTTCCGCTACAACCCGGCCGTCATCGCGCAGGCCTTCGCGTCGATGGGATGTATGTATCCGGGGCGGATCATGCTCGGCGTGGGCACCGGCGAGGCGCTCAACGAGTACGCGACCGGTTTCCAGGGCGAATGGCCGGAGTTCAAGGAGCGTTTCGCGCGGCTGCGCGAGTCGATCAAGTTGATGCGCGCACTGTGGACCGGCGAAGAGGTCAACTTCGACGGCGACTACTACCAGACGAAGGGCGCGTACATGTACGACGTGCCCGAGCAGCCGATCCCGGTCTACGTCGCCGCGGGCGGCCCGGTGGTCGCGCGGTATGCCGGCCGCGCCGGTGACGGATTCATCTGCACCTCGGGCAAGGGCGCCGAGCTGTACCAGGAGAAGCTGATCCCGGCGGTCAAGGAAGGCGCGGAGAAGGCCGACCGCGACTTCGAGACGATCGACCGGATGATCGAGATCAAGATCTCCTACGATCCGGACCCGGAACTCGCGCTCGAGAACACCCGGTTCTGGGCGCCGCTGTCGCTGACCGCCGAGCAGAAGCACAGCGTGAACTCCTCGACCGAGATGGAGCGGCTCGCCGACGAACTGCCCATCGAGCAGGTCGCCAAGCGCTGGATCGTCGCCTCCGATCCGGACGAGGCGGTCGAGAAGGTGAAGTTCTACACCGACTCCGGGCTCAATCACCTGGTGTTCCACGCGCCCGGCCACGATCAGCGACGCTTCCTGCAGAACTTCGAGAAGGATCTGGCACCCCGGCTGCGCGAGCTCTCGGTGTAG
- the katG gene encoding catalase/peroxidase HPI — MSSSPEDVRGIVVTSDSRPPSPDTGTASASESENPVIPSPEPKAHAPMKNQDWWPEQIDLSVLHAHSSKSNPLGPDFDYAAEFAKLDVDALKADLTSLMTTSQDWWPADYGHYGGLFIRMSWHAAGTYRIYDGRGGGGQGAQRFAPLNSWPDNANLDKARRLLWPVKQKYGNKISWADLLVFAGNVALESMGFQTFGFGFGREDIWEPEEVFWGQEDEWLGTDKRYSGQRELARPFGATTMGLIYVNPEGPEGQPDPVAAAHDIRETFGRMAMNDEETAALIVGGHSFGKTHGAGDADLVGPEPEAAPIEQQGLGWKSGYGTGKAEDAVTSGLEVVWTTTPTQWGNGFLQSLYGYEWELTKSPAGAWQYTAKDGAGAGTVPDPFGGAGRAPTMLVTDISMREDPVYREITSRWLEHPEELAEAFAKAWYKLLHRDMGPVTRYLGPWVPEPQLWQDPVPAVDHELVGADDVAALKQKVLDSGLSVAQLVSTAWASAGSFRSTDKRGGANGARIRLAPQKDWDINEPAELSSVLSTLEQIQQDFNGSGGATISLADLIVLAGSAAIEKAAADAGHDVTVPFTPGRTDATQEQTDVESFAVLEPRADGFRNFSREGEKVPLEALLLERAYMLDLTAPEMTVLLGGMRVLGTNVGGSRHGVLTDRPGLLTTDFFVNLLEMGTEWQTSTSAENVYEGTDRVSGSAKWTATAADLVFGSHSQLRALAEVYAQSDAGQRFVDDFAAAWVKVMNNDRFDLK; from the coding sequence ATGAGTTCATCCCCCGAAGATGTGAGAGGAATCGTCGTGACATCCGACAGCCGCCCGCCCAGTCCAGACACCGGCACCGCCAGCGCCAGCGAGAGTGAGAACCCGGTGATCCCGTCACCGGAGCCCAAGGCCCACGCGCCCATGAAGAATCAGGACTGGTGGCCCGAGCAGATCGACCTGTCGGTGCTGCACGCCCACTCGTCGAAATCCAATCCGCTCGGTCCGGACTTCGACTACGCCGCCGAGTTCGCCAAGCTCGACGTCGACGCCCTCAAGGCCGACCTGACCTCGCTGATGACCACGTCGCAGGACTGGTGGCCGGCCGACTACGGCCACTACGGCGGCCTGTTCATCCGGATGAGCTGGCACGCGGCGGGCACCTACCGCATTTACGACGGGCGCGGCGGCGGCGGGCAGGGTGCGCAACGATTCGCGCCCCTCAACAGCTGGCCCGACAACGCCAACCTGGACAAGGCGCGCCGACTGCTGTGGCCGGTCAAACAGAAGTACGGCAACAAGATCTCCTGGGCGGACCTGCTGGTGTTCGCCGGCAATGTCGCCCTGGAATCGATGGGATTCCAGACCTTCGGATTCGGCTTCGGCCGCGAGGACATCTGGGAACCCGAGGAGGTGTTCTGGGGCCAGGAGGACGAATGGCTCGGCACCGACAAGCGCTACTCGGGGCAACGTGAGCTGGCGCGTCCGTTCGGCGCCACCACCATGGGCCTCATCTATGTGAATCCCGAAGGCCCCGAGGGGCAACCGGATCCGGTCGCCGCCGCCCACGACATCCGGGAGACCTTCGGCCGGATGGCGATGAACGACGAGGAGACGGCCGCGCTGATCGTCGGCGGCCACAGCTTCGGCAAGACCCACGGTGCCGGTGACGCCGACCTGGTGGGCCCCGAGCCGGAGGCCGCGCCCATCGAGCAGCAGGGGCTGGGGTGGAAGAGCGGCTACGGCACGGGTAAGGCCGAGGACGCCGTCACCAGCGGACTCGAGGTGGTGTGGACCACCACTCCGACCCAGTGGGGCAACGGTTTCCTGCAGAGCCTGTACGGCTACGAGTGGGAACTCACCAAGAGCCCGGCCGGTGCGTGGCAGTACACCGCCAAGGACGGTGCGGGAGCGGGCACGGTGCCCGATCCGTTCGGTGGTGCCGGACGCGCCCCGACGATGCTCGTCACCGACATCTCGATGCGCGAGGACCCGGTGTACCGCGAGATCACCAGCCGCTGGTTGGAGCATCCCGAGGAACTCGCCGAGGCGTTCGCCAAGGCCTGGTACAAGCTGCTGCACCGCGACATGGGCCCGGTCACCCGCTATCTCGGTCCGTGGGTGCCCGAGCCGCAACTGTGGCAGGACCCGGTGCCCGCTGTCGACCACGAACTCGTCGGCGCCGACGACGTGGCCGCCCTCAAGCAGAAGGTGCTCGATTCGGGGCTGTCGGTGGCGCAACTGGTCAGCACCGCATGGGCGTCGGCGGGCAGTTTCCGCAGCACCGACAAGCGTGGCGGCGCCAACGGTGCCCGCATCAGGCTCGCACCGCAGAAGGATTGGGACATCAACGAGCCGGCGGAGCTCTCGAGCGTGCTGTCGACACTGGAACAGATCCAGCAGGACTTCAACGGCTCGGGCGGTGCCACGATCTCGTTGGCCGACCTGATCGTGCTGGCCGGGTCGGCGGCGATCGAGAAGGCCGCCGCCGACGCCGGGCACGACGTGACGGTGCCGTTCACCCCCGGCCGGACCGACGCCACACAAGAGCAGACCGACGTGGAGTCCTTTGCGGTGCTCGAGCCGCGCGCCGACGGCTTCCGCAACTTCTCCCGCGAAGGCGAGAAGGTGCCGCTGGAGGCGTTGTTGCTCGAACGCGCCTACATGCTCGATCTGACCGCGCCGGAAATGACCGTGCTGCTGGGCGGCATGCGCGTGCTGGGCACCAATGTCGGCGGCAGCCGTCACGGCGTGCTGACCGACCGGCCTGGCCTGCTGACCACCGACTTCTTCGTCAACCTCCTCGAAATGGGCACCGAGTGGCAGACGTCGACGTCGGCGGAGAACGTCTACGAGGGCACCGATCGGGTGTCGGGGTCGGCCAAGTGGACGGCCACCGCGGCCGATCTGGTGTTCGGTTCGCACTCACAGCTGCGAGCGCTGGCCGAGGTGTACGCACAGAGCGATGCCGGCCAGAGGTTCGTCGACGACTTCGCCGCCGCCTGGGTCAAGGTGATGAACAACGACCGCTTCGACCTGAAGTAG
- a CDS encoding Fur family transcriptional regulator, producing the protein MASTPDFPALLRSTDLRVTRPRVAVLGAVHHHPHADTDTIYGAVRAELPTVSRQAVYDVLHALTDARLLRRIQPAGHVARYETRVADNHHHVVCRTCGRVADAECAVGAAPCLTADDDHGFILDEAEVTYWGLCPECAQTSVRHRNE; encoded by the coding sequence GTGGCTTCCACGCCCGACTTCCCGGCGCTGCTGCGGTCGACCGACCTGCGGGTGACCCGACCGCGGGTCGCCGTACTGGGTGCCGTGCACCACCATCCCCACGCCGACACCGACACCATCTACGGTGCGGTGCGCGCCGAGTTGCCCACCGTGTCGCGGCAAGCGGTCTACGACGTCCTGCACGCCCTCACCGACGCGCGGCTGCTGCGGCGCATCCAGCCCGCCGGCCACGTCGCGCGGTATGAGACCCGCGTCGCCGACAACCACCATCACGTCGTGTGCCGGACGTGCGGTCGCGTGGCCGACGCCGAGTGTGCGGTCGGTGCGGCGCCCTGCCTCACCGCCGACGACGACCACGGATTCATCCTCGACGAGGCCGAGGTCACCTACTGGGGCCTGTGTCCCGAGTGCGCACAAACTTCTGTCCGACACAGAAATGAATGA
- a CDS encoding ABC transporter ATP-binding protein, whose protein sequence is MSMESVAWNTIYRSMSAPPGRSLRGARRATLRRIAGFARPHRRRIAIFLALSVLTALLTVVTPLLAGRVVNLITGGGSQGTIVRLALLIAVIAVVEAGAGILTRWFSSNIGEGLILDLRSAVFDHVQKMPVAFFTRTRTGALVSRLNNDVIGAQRAFSDTLSGVVSNAVTLVLTLGVMLAISWQITLLALVLLPVFVVPARRMGKRMAALSREAAEYNARMSTQMTERFSAPGATLVKLFGRPEVESSEFADRADRVRDIGVRRAMLQAYFMTALTLVSALALALVYGLGGWLAVAGHLSAGAVVSLALLLTRMYAPLTALANARVEIMSAVVSFERVFEVLDLEPLIADKPDARPVPDGPVSVRFDDVSFAYPSADKVSLASLEEVAQLDNRGGTTVLHNIDLDIRAGTMTALVGSSGAGKSTIANLATRLYDVDSGSVSLNGVDLRDLQSASVHRTVGLVTQDGHLFHDTVRANLALADPSVSEEQIWDALRRARLDELVAALPDGLDTVVGERGYRLSGGERQRLTIARILLAQPSLVILDEATAHLDSTSEVAVQEALAEALVGRTSIVIAHRLSTIRAADEIAVLEDGRIVERGDHATLLARNGRYAELYRTQFADDAGDADDKAGELTA, encoded by the coding sequence ATGAGCATGGAATCGGTGGCCTGGAACACCATCTACAGGTCGATGAGCGCTCCGCCCGGCCGATCGTTGCGCGGCGCGCGGCGAGCCACGCTGCGCCGCATCGCGGGTTTCGCCCGACCGCATCGTCGGCGGATCGCGATCTTCCTCGCCCTGTCCGTCCTCACGGCCCTGTTGACGGTGGTAACGCCGCTGCTGGCCGGCCGGGTGGTCAACTTGATCACCGGCGGCGGGAGCCAGGGCACGATCGTCAGGTTGGCGCTGCTGATCGCGGTGATCGCGGTCGTCGAGGCCGGTGCCGGCATCCTCACCCGATGGTTCTCGTCGAACATCGGTGAAGGTCTGATCCTGGACCTGCGTAGCGCGGTGTTCGACCACGTGCAGAAGATGCCGGTCGCCTTCTTCACCCGCACCCGCACCGGCGCGCTGGTCAGCCGGCTGAACAACGACGTCATCGGCGCCCAGCGTGCGTTCAGCGACACGCTGTCCGGTGTGGTGTCCAATGCGGTGACACTGGTGCTGACCTTGGGCGTGATGCTCGCGATCAGTTGGCAGATCACGCTGCTCGCCCTGGTGCTGCTGCCGGTGTTCGTGGTGCCGGCACGACGCATGGGCAAACGGATGGCGGCGCTGTCGCGGGAGGCCGCCGAGTACAACGCGCGGATGTCGACGCAGATGACCGAGCGGTTCTCTGCGCCGGGCGCCACGCTGGTGAAGCTGTTCGGCCGGCCCGAGGTGGAGTCGTCGGAGTTCGCCGACCGCGCCGATCGGGTGCGCGACATCGGAGTGCGGCGGGCGATGCTGCAGGCCTATTTCATGACCGCGTTGACCCTGGTGTCGGCACTGGCGCTGGCGCTGGTCTACGGCCTGGGCGGCTGGCTCGCGGTGGCGGGACATCTGTCCGCGGGTGCCGTGGTGTCATTGGCTTTGCTGCTGACCCGGATGTATGCGCCGCTGACCGCATTGGCGAATGCGCGGGTGGAGATCATGAGTGCGGTGGTCAGTTTCGAGCGCGTGTTCGAGGTGCTCGATCTCGAACCGCTGATCGCCGACAAACCCGATGCCCGACCGGTCCCCGACGGCCCCGTGTCGGTGCGCTTCGACGACGTCTCGTTCGCGTATCCGTCGGCCGACAAGGTGTCGTTGGCGTCGCTGGAGGAGGTCGCCCAACTCGACAATCGGGGCGGGACGACGGTGCTGCACAACATCGATCTGGATATCCGGGCGGGCACCATGACCGCGCTCGTGGGCAGTTCCGGCGCCGGGAAGTCGACCATCGCGAACCTGGCGACCCGGCTCTACGACGTCGACTCCGGATCGGTGTCGCTCAACGGCGTCGACCTGCGTGACCTGCAGAGCGCATCGGTACATCGGACCGTCGGTTTGGTCACTCAGGACGGGCATCTGTTCCACGACACCGTGCGGGCCAATCTGGCGCTCGCCGATCCCTCGGTGAGCGAGGAACAGATCTGGGATGCGCTGCGCCGAGCGCGGCTCGACGAGCTGGTCGCAGCCCTGCCCGATGGCCTCGACACCGTGGTCGGCGAACGCGGCTACCGACTCTCCGGCGGCGAACGTCAGCGGCTGACCATCGCGCGCATCCTGTTGGCCCAGCCGTCGCTGGTGATCCTCGACGAGGCCACCGCGCATCTGGACTCGACGTCGGAGGTGGCGGTGCAGGAGGCGCTGGCCGAGGCGCTGGTGGGTCGGACGTCGATCGTGATCGCCCACCGGCTCTCCACCATTCGCGCGGCCGACGAGATCGCGGTCCTGGAAGACGGCCGGATTGTCGAACGGGGGGATCACGCGACCCTGCTGGCCCGCAACGGCCGCTACGCGGAGCTCTACCGCACCCAGTTCGCCGACGATGCCGGCGACGCCGACGACAAGGCCGGCGAACTGACCGCCTGA
- a CDS encoding TIGR03668 family PPOX class F420-dependent oxidoreductase — protein sequence MTSARDRFASARVARLATAGADARPHLVPVVFTLVDDVVVSCVDHKPKRTQRLRRLANIAANPVVSLLVDHYTEVWADLWWVRVDGRAEVVDAETEAGATAIDHLAAKYPHYRADRPDGPVIVVRDLTFQSWAATPEP from the coding sequence ATGACATCCGCACGAGATCGGTTCGCCTCGGCCCGCGTGGCGCGGTTGGCCACGGCGGGCGCCGATGCCCGTCCGCACCTCGTGCCGGTGGTCTTCACGCTGGTCGACGATGTCGTGGTCTCGTGCGTCGATCACAAACCCAAGCGCACCCAGCGGCTACGACGCCTTGCCAACATCGCGGCGAACCCGGTCGTGTCGCTACTCGTCGACCACTACACCGAGGTGTGGGCCGACCTCTGGTGGGTTCGCGTGGACGGCCGCGCCGAGGTGGTCGACGCCGAGACCGAGGCCGGCGCAACAGCCATCGACCACCTGGCCGCGAAATACCCCCACTACCGTGCCGACCGGCCCGACGGCCCGGTGATCGTGGTCCGAGACCTCACTTTTCAGAGTTGGGCGGCAACTCCGGAGCCCTGA
- a CDS encoding DUF202 domain-containing protein, with amino-acid sequence MRTALGFMAAGVAVVYVAADIEHPVLETALGLVMVGLGCLIALLGAWRWRKTMRALREGGEMPGPSHVTFLVVGIVVVAVAIAVVIVINT; translated from the coding sequence GTGCGCACCGCGCTGGGATTCATGGCCGCCGGGGTGGCGGTGGTCTACGTCGCCGCCGACATCGAACATCCGGTGCTGGAGACCGCCCTGGGCCTGGTGATGGTGGGGTTGGGATGTCTCATCGCGCTGCTGGGGGCGTGGCGCTGGCGTAAGACGATGCGTGCCCTGCGTGAGGGCGGCGAGATGCCCGGCCCCTCGCACGTCACATTTCTGGTCGTTGGGATAGTGGTGGTGGCCGTCGCGATCGCGGTGGTGATCGTGATCAACACCTGA